A single region of the Palaemon carinicauda isolate YSFRI2023 chromosome 17, ASM3689809v2, whole genome shotgun sequence genome encodes:
- the LOC137656404 gene encoding uncharacterized protein: MSEVPKGQYWDHCYLSYINDLPDILKNDSELYLYADDTKMYRQIKKKEHTKFLHEDIICMYGRSEVSHGNYHMKEQLLEVEHEKDLGVIIDNRLNFSEHLNKKINMANKITGLIRRTFVSLDEVIFKQLCVALVRPHLEYANQAWAPYLVKDIEAIENVQRRATKLVPTLKNFSYEERLGKLKVPTLAYRQARGDMLETFKILSGMYDPEVLRESDRTRGHFKRIYKKRTRLEKRKNSFCNSG, encoded by the coding sequence ATGAGTGAAGTCCCCAAGGGTCAGTATTGGGACCATTGCTATTTGTCTTACATAAACGATCTACCGGACATATTGAAAAATGATAGTGAATTGTATTTGTATGCTGATGACACAAAGATGTACAGACAAATCAAGAAAAAAGAGCATACTAAGTTTTTGCACGAGGACATCATCTGTATGTATGGCAGATCTGAAGTGTCCCATGGAAATTACCATATGAAAGAGCAGTTATTAGAAGTTGAACATGAAAAAGATCTTGGAGTCATAATTGATAATAGGTTAAACTTCTCTGAGCAcctcaataagaaaataaatatggctAACAAGATAACAGGACTTATCAGGAGAACATTTGTATCTTTGGATGAGGTGATATTTAAGCAACTATGTGTGGCACTGGTCAGACCACACCTAGAGTATGCAAATCAAGCATGGGCCCCATACCTGGTGAAGGACATAGAGGCTATAGAAAATGTACAGAGGAGAGCCACCAAATTAGTTCCAACACTGAAGAATTTTAGTTATGAAGAGCGCCTTGGGAAATTGAAGGTACCCACACTGGCTTACAGACAGGCGAGGGGAGACATGTTGGAGACTTTCAAAATCCTGTCCGGCATGTATGATCCGGAAGTATTAAGAGAAAGTGATAGAACAAGAGGACATTTCAAGAGGATTTATAAGAAAAGAACAAGActggaaaaaagaaagaattcATTTTGTAATAGTGGTTAA